The Thermoleophilum album genome contains a region encoding:
- the sucD gene encoding succinate--CoA ligase subunit alpha: protein MSILVGEHTRLVVSGLTGREGSFHGLNNKRYGTNVVAGVTPGKGGSDVEGIPVFDTVHEAVAETGANTSMIFVPPRFAADAILEATDAGVELCICITEGIPVHDMLRVYTQLKREGRTRLVGPNCPGVLSPGKANVGIIPAHFFKPGSVGLVSRSGTLTYQIGNEIAQRGLGNSTIVGIGGDPIVGSSFIDIVQMFEDDPETELIVLVGEIGGDEEERTADYIAEHVSKPVVGYIAGFTAPPGKTMGHAGAIISGSKGTAQAKAEALEARGVRVGRNPTEVAEIVAETLGARV, encoded by the coding sequence ATGAGCATCCTCGTCGGTGAGCACACCCGTCTCGTGGTCTCCGGCCTGACTGGCCGGGAGGGCTCGTTCCACGGCCTCAATAACAAGCGCTACGGAACCAACGTCGTAGCCGGCGTCACGCCCGGAAAGGGTGGCAGCGACGTCGAGGGCATTCCGGTCTTCGACACCGTCCACGAAGCGGTTGCCGAGACCGGGGCTAATACCTCGATGATCTTCGTACCACCGCGTTTCGCTGCCGACGCGATCCTTGAGGCGACAGACGCCGGCGTCGAACTCTGCATCTGCATCACCGAGGGAATTCCCGTGCACGACATGCTGCGCGTCTACACGCAGCTCAAGCGCGAGGGTCGGACGCGCCTGGTCGGTCCGAACTGTCCGGGCGTGCTTTCTCCGGGCAAGGCGAACGTGGGCATCATCCCAGCGCACTTCTTCAAGCCCGGCTCGGTTGGCCTGGTCTCTCGCTCCGGGACGCTGACCTACCAGATCGGCAACGAGATCGCTCAGCGCGGCCTCGGCAACTCGACGATCGTGGGCATCGGCGGGGACCCTATCGTCGGCTCCTCGTTCATCGACATCGTGCAGATGTTCGAAGACGACCCGGAGACCGAGCTCATCGTGTTGGTTGGGGAGATCGGCGGCGACGAGGAGGAACGCACGGCCGACTACATCGCCGAGCATGTTTCGAAGCCGGTCGTCGGCTATATCGCCGGCTTCACGGCGCCTCCTGGCAAGACGATGGGGCACGCCGGCGCGATCATCTCCGGCTCCAAGGGAACCGCCCAGGCGAAAGCGGAAGCGCTGGAGGCGCGTGGGGTGCGCGTCGGGCGCAACCCCACCGAAGTCGCCGAAATCGTCGCCGAGACGCTCGGCGCCCGCGTCTGA
- a CDS encoding glycerate kinase — protein sequence MTKAIARPRLPALVAPDSFKGTMAADTVARAIAKGLRRAAFESIELPLADGGEGTAQVLLSALGGRWISARVSDPLGRPREASFALLADDRTAVVEVAAAAGLPLLAPAERDPLRASSRGVGELIAAAVRTGAQRVLVAAGGSATVDGGAGALAALEEHAVDCELVVLCDVRTSWERAARTYGPQKGARPEHLPVLEKRLDELAERAPRDPRGEPYTGAAGGLAGALWSWYGARLVAGAPYVLDSVGFDQHLRACWFVITGEGKLDQQTLEGKVVAEVATRARQRGVACHAICGACALSAFDLRLLDLQGVATAGTPEDLARAARQLVEREHPCNGLDRGAPSA from the coding sequence GTGACCAAGGCGATCGCGAGGCCACGTCTGCCCGCTCTCGTTGCGCCCGACAGTTTCAAGGGAACGATGGCCGCCGATACGGTGGCTCGCGCGATCGCTAAGGGGCTACGCAGGGCTGCGTTCGAGAGCATCGAGCTACCGCTCGCCGACGGCGGCGAGGGCACCGCTCAGGTGCTGCTGAGCGCGCTCGGCGGAAGGTGGATCAGCGCGCGTGTTAGCGACCCGCTCGGGCGCCCGCGCGAGGCGTCGTTCGCTCTGCTCGCCGACGATCGCACGGCGGTCGTGGAAGTCGCGGCGGCCGCGGGTCTGCCGCTACTAGCACCAGCCGAGCGCGACCCCTTGCGCGCCTCGAGTCGCGGCGTCGGCGAGCTCATCGCCGCCGCCGTACGAACCGGCGCACAGCGCGTGCTGGTTGCCGCCGGCGGCAGCGCCACCGTGGACGGCGGAGCAGGTGCGCTCGCTGCGCTCGAAGAACACGCCGTCGACTGCGAGCTCGTGGTGCTCTGCGATGTCCGCACCTCCTGGGAACGCGCCGCGCGCACCTACGGACCGCAGAAAGGCGCCCGCCCCGAGCACTTGCCCGTGCTTGAGAAGCGGCTCGACGAGCTCGCCGAGCGCGCTCCCCGCGACCCCCGCGGGGAGCCTTACACCGGTGCAGCGGGCGGCCTCGCTGGCGCGCTCTGGTCGTGGTACGGGGCGCGGCTCGTGGCGGGGGCGCCGTACGTGCTGGACAGCGTCGGCTTCGACCAACACTTGCGCGCTTGCTGGTTCGTGATCACCGGCGAAGGCAAACTCGACCAACAGACCTTGGAGGGGAAGGTCGTTGCGGAAGTCGCCACCCGCGCCCGTCAGCGCGGCGTCGCTTGTCACGCGATCTGCGGCGCCTGCGCACTGAGTGCGTTCGACCTGCGCCTACTCGACCTCCAAGGCGTGGCGACCGCGGGAACGCCGGAAGACCTCGCGCGAGCGGCGCGCCAGCTGGTGGAGCGCGAGCATCCCTGCAACGGCCTCGATCGCGGCGCGCCGAGCGCGTAG
- a CDS encoding PLP-dependent aminotransferase family protein: MSSPDVISLARGAPSLDIVPVDELREAADRAFRSHPEHCFSYGPAAGHPLLVEWIAKRHGVEQDQVMATNGSMQADAFFFQEFVGAGDLVVVEAPTYDRTLLMLRELGAELLAIPLEADGLDVEALARALQAGARPRFVHVIPNFQNPAGCTLSLEKRRQLLELARRYDFLIFEDDPYVDVRFEGESLPRIFDLDGRRENVVYVSSFTKTVCPGVRVGYLLGPPEIVARLRRRATNTYISPCVASQGIVAEFCRGGGFERSLERVRTALRERRDAICEAVAEHLPEARFVKPEGGYFLWIDLPDGDVRELEARARERGVVVVKGTDFFIEGGEQSLRLAYSAVAPAQLREGVARLASARRELVGTAQP, translated from the coding sequence GTGAGCTCACCCGACGTCATCTCGCTCGCGCGCGGCGCGCCCTCGCTCGACATCGTCCCGGTCGACGAGCTGCGCGAAGCTGCCGATCGCGCGTTCCGCAGCCACCCCGAGCACTGCTTCTCTTACGGCCCGGCCGCCGGGCACCCGTTGCTCGTCGAGTGGATCGCGAAACGGCACGGCGTCGAGCAGGATCAGGTGATGGCCACCAACGGCTCGATGCAGGCGGACGCTTTCTTCTTCCAGGAGTTCGTTGGCGCAGGCGACTTGGTGGTCGTAGAGGCGCCAACCTACGATCGCACGCTGCTGATGCTCCGCGAGCTCGGCGCCGAGTTGTTGGCCATACCGCTCGAAGCCGACGGGCTGGATGTGGAAGCGCTCGCACGCGCGCTCCAAGCGGGTGCGCGACCCCGCTTCGTACACGTCATCCCGAACTTTCAGAACCCCGCCGGCTGCACGCTCTCGCTCGAAAAACGGCGGCAGCTGCTGGAGCTCGCCCGGCGCTACGACTTCCTGATCTTCGAGGACGACCCCTACGTCGACGTCCGCTTCGAGGGGGAAAGCCTCCCCCGAATCTTCGATCTCGACGGGCGTCGGGAGAACGTCGTCTACGTGTCCTCTTTCACGAAGACAGTGTGTCCCGGCGTGCGCGTCGGCTACCTGCTGGGACCACCCGAAATCGTCGCCCGGCTCCGTCGGCGCGCCACGAACACTTACATCTCGCCGTGCGTAGCGTCGCAGGGAATCGTCGCTGAGTTCTGTCGCGGCGGCGGTTTCGAACGTTCACTCGAGCGCGTGCGCACAGCGCTGCGTGAGCGGCGGGACGCGATCTGCGAGGCCGTAGCAGAGCATCTTCCGGAGGCACGGTTCGTGAAACCCGAAGGGGGCTACTTCCTCTGGATCGACCTTCCCGACGGTGACGTGCGGGAGCTCGAAGCGCGGGCGCGCGAGCGGGGGGTCGTAGTGGTCAAGGGCACTGACTTTTTCATCGAGGGTGGCGAGCAGTCGTTGCGGCTCGCTTACTCGGCGGTGGCCCCCGCTCAGTTGCGGGAAGGGGTCGCAAGACTCGCAAGCGCCCGTCGCGAGCTCGTCGGTACGGCCCAACCCTGA
- a CDS encoding DEAD/DEAH box helicase, protein MPVVPTPNALAALVAQEGGRSDGPTVVRCEEPPRDGSAVPLPSELAEPVREALARNGVTALWRHQRAAWEAARRGHVVVATGTASGKSLAFNLPVLDVLAKDPSARALYLYPSKALAQDQARKLAELQLPFLRPAIYDGDTPHTERQAIRRQANLILTNPDMLHLGILPNHARWAGLLRNLAAVVVDESHVYRGVFGSHVALVIRRLRRIAERYGTRPRFLLASATIANPGAHASTLTGEPVHVVSDDGAPSAGRTIVLWNPPLIDEKLGLRASPLVEAARLLAQLIVAGVRSICFLNSRRGVELVHRFTVDRLRSDGNSRLAAQVLPYRAGYTPYQRREIERKLVSGELRAIVATSALELGIDIGHLDAALCVTFPGTVASLRQMWGRAGRRRPGLAVFVAGEDALDQFFCRHPEDFLQRPVESAIVDPESEEIQLAHLWCAAHELPLTTADETFFGTSFQQRLRRLVRIGALREHGGRYLNRSAAFPAERVPLRSASAENLTIVDRESGEVLGTVERARALTLVHPGAVYMHLGVQYEVCELDLDAGRAIVEPFRGDWYTRPRHDTDVTVEAVRARQELAEGVVLSFGVISVRQTLLAYQRKRLRDHEPLDLVPLDLPPQDFVTQAFWWELLSWDRLGLSEEELPGGLHAAEHAQIAVLPLLAMCDRWDIGGLSTARHGQTGVPTVFVYDGHPGGVGIARVGFERFGRLCEDALRIVQECRCEGGCPSCIQSPKCGNLNEPLSKAGACTLLGALRDEFARAIKLSARVDG, encoded by the coding sequence GTGCCCGTGGTGCCTACTCCCAACGCTTTGGCCGCACTCGTCGCCCAAGAGGGCGGCCGCAGCGACGGTCCGACCGTAGTTCGCTGCGAGGAGCCCCCGCGCGACGGCTCTGCCGTTCCTCTGCCGAGCGAGCTAGCCGAGCCGGTCCGCGAGGCGCTCGCCCGCAACGGCGTGACTGCGCTGTGGCGCCATCAGCGTGCTGCCTGGGAGGCGGCGCGCCGCGGGCACGTAGTGGTCGCGACGGGCACCGCTAGCGGCAAGTCGCTCGCCTTCAACCTACCGGTACTCGACGTGCTGGCCAAGGACCCCTCGGCCCGCGCTCTCTACCTCTACCCGAGCAAAGCGTTGGCGCAGGATCAAGCACGCAAGCTAGCGGAGCTACAACTGCCGTTCCTACGGCCGGCGATCTACGACGGCGACACACCCCACACCGAACGCCAGGCGATCCGCCGTCAAGCCAATCTGATCCTCACCAACCCCGACATGCTCCACCTCGGGATCCTGCCCAACCACGCTCGCTGGGCGGGCCTTTTGCGGAACCTGGCCGCGGTGGTCGTCGACGAGTCGCACGTCTACCGCGGAGTCTTCGGATCACACGTAGCGTTGGTGATTCGACGCCTGCGTCGAATTGCCGAGCGTTACGGCACGCGTCCGCGCTTCCTCCTTGCGTCAGCCACGATCGCCAACCCAGGTGCGCATGCCTCCACCCTCACCGGCGAACCGGTCCACGTGGTGAGCGACGATGGAGCGCCATCAGCGGGACGCACGATCGTGCTGTGGAACCCGCCGCTGATCGACGAGAAACTCGGTCTGCGCGCCTCACCACTGGTTGAGGCGGCGCGGCTGCTCGCACAGCTGATCGTCGCTGGCGTGCGCAGCATCTGCTTCTTGAACTCGCGACGCGGCGTCGAGCTCGTCCACCGCTTCACAGTCGACCGCCTACGCAGCGACGGCAATAGTCGACTGGCCGCGCAGGTCTTGCCGTATCGCGCTGGATACACGCCCTATCAGCGTCGAGAGATCGAGCGCAAGCTGGTCTCCGGTGAGCTGCGAGCGATCGTGGCGACAAGCGCCCTCGAACTAGGGATCGACATCGGCCACCTCGATGCCGCGCTGTGCGTCACTTTTCCGGGAACCGTCGCCAGCCTCCGCCAAATGTGGGGCCGCGCAGGACGGCGTCGACCGGGACTGGCGGTGTTCGTGGCCGGCGAAGACGCGCTCGACCAATTCTTCTGCCGCCATCCCGAGGACTTCCTCCAGCGGCCCGTCGAAAGCGCGATCGTCGACCCGGAAAGCGAGGAGATCCAACTCGCTCACCTTTGGTGCGCGGCACACGAGCTCCCGCTGACCACCGCTGACGAAACCTTCTTCGGCACCAGCTTCCAACAACGGCTTCGCCGGCTGGTACGGATCGGCGCCTTGCGTGAGCACGGCGGTCGCTACCTAAACCGCTCGGCGGCATTTCCAGCCGAGCGCGTGCCGCTGCGCAGCGCGAGCGCCGAGAACCTGACGATCGTCGATCGCGAGAGCGGCGAGGTGCTCGGAACGGTCGAGCGTGCGCGCGCTCTCACGCTCGTGCATCCAGGTGCTGTCTACATGCACCTGGGGGTGCAATACGAGGTGTGTGAGCTCGATCTCGACGCCGGCCGCGCAATCGTCGAGCCCTTTCGCGGCGATTGGTACACGCGGCCGCGCCACGACACCGACGTGACGGTCGAAGCGGTGCGCGCACGCCAGGAGCTGGCGGAAGGCGTGGTCCTCAGCTTCGGCGTGATCTCCGTGCGCCAGACGCTGCTCGCCTACCAGCGCAAGCGCCTGCGCGACCACGAGCCCCTCGACCTGGTGCCGCTCGATCTGCCCCCGCAAGATTTCGTCACACAAGCGTTCTGGTGGGAACTCCTCAGCTGGGATCGACTGGGGCTCTCTGAAGAGGAGCTGCCGGGTGGCCTCCATGCGGCCGAGCACGCGCAGATCGCGGTGCTGCCGCTGCTCGCGATGTGCGACCGCTGGGACATCGGCGGCCTTTCCACCGCGCGACACGGCCAAACCGGCGTGCCAACGGTTTTCGTCTACGACGGCCACCCTGGCGGCGTGGGGATCGCTCGGGTTGGCTTCGAACGCTTCGGGCGACTCTGCGAAGACGCCCTACGGATCGTCCAAGAGTGTCGCTGCGAGGGTGGCTGCCCCTCCTGCATCCAATCGCCGAAGTGCGGAAACCTCAACGAGCCCTTGTCAAAGGCGGGCGCCTGCACATTGCTCGGCGCCTTGCGGGACGAGTTCGCACGGGCGATCAAGCTGTCCGCCCGCGTCGACGGCTGA
- a CDS encoding glucosyl-3-phosphoglycerate synthase, translating to MIKTFHHRDFRLDELIRLKRSRGETVSVVLPAREVADTIGEIVTKLRTLGDLIDQILVIDANSADGTAEVAAAHGAEVHQESALLPEFGQALGKGDAMWRALAVARGDLIVYLDSDTRRFPRHFPVGLLGPLLVFDDVGFVKGFFRRPFVGRQGEERPLDGGRVTELCARPLLSAFYPELAGFVQPLAGEVAARRSLFERVPFATGYAIETSMLLHVRDLIGVDQMAQVDLEVRRNRHQPLPDLAPMAYAVLRVVLERLRREGRLRDGQAPPLQTADGRLVQVEIIERPPFVTLGAHR from the coding sequence GTGATCAAGACCTTCCATCACCGCGACTTCCGGCTCGACGAGCTGATTCGCTTGAAGCGCTCGCGCGGCGAGACGGTCTCAGTGGTCCTGCCGGCGCGCGAGGTGGCGGACACGATCGGCGAGATCGTCACGAAGCTCCGCACGCTGGGTGATCTGATCGACCAGATCCTGGTGATCGATGCGAACTCCGCCGACGGCACCGCCGAGGTAGCGGCAGCGCACGGTGCTGAGGTGCATCAGGAATCGGCGCTCCTGCCCGAGTTCGGTCAGGCGCTCGGCAAGGGCGATGCGATGTGGCGGGCGTTGGCGGTCGCCCGCGGCGACCTGATCGTCTACCTCGACTCCGACACACGCCGCTTCCCGCGCCATTTTCCGGTCGGTCTGCTTGGGCCTCTGCTGGTCTTCGACGATGTCGGGTTCGTGAAGGGTTTCTTCCGGCGGCCGTTCGTTGGTCGTCAGGGCGAGGAGCGGCCCCTCGACGGAGGACGCGTCACGGAACTCTGTGCGCGCCCTCTGCTGTCGGCCTTCTACCCCGAGCTGGCAGGCTTCGTGCAGCCGCTCGCCGGCGAGGTGGCAGCCCGGCGCAGCCTGTTCGAGCGGGTTCCCTTCGCCACTGGCTACGCCATCGAGACGTCGATGCTCTTGCACGTACGAGACCTGATCGGCGTTGACCAGATGGCTCAGGTCGACCTCGAGGTCAGGCGCAACCGCCACCAGCCTCTGCCGGATCTGGCGCCCATGGCTTACGCGGTGCTGCGGGTGGTGCTGGAGCGACTGCGTCGAGAAGGTCGTCTACGCGACGGCCAGGCGCCACCCTTGCAGACAGCCGATGGCCGCCTAGTGCAGGTCGAAATCATCGAGCGGCCACCGTTCGTGACGCTCGGTGCGCACAGGTGA
- a CDS encoding metal-dependent transcriptional regulator, whose translation MSREHATVAEEEYLQTIYWLEEAGLPLTGANIARAMQVSPPTVHEMVGRLERDGYIVRKPDKTLEFTERGREQAATIVRRHRLIERFLTDVFDIPWDQVHEEAERLEHWMSPIVEERMLRAIGDAKTCPHGHPIFEGQREQAVPLADCEVGARIKVIRFENEAEDVLHYLKESGFYPGLEGKVADRGEEWISVVTDSGERLEITRSVAETVSVKADPSPPPRTALPEQLVMARHHWGR comes from the coding sequence ATGTCGCGAGAACACGCAACGGTCGCCGAAGAGGAGTACCTGCAGACGATCTACTGGCTCGAGGAAGCGGGGTTGCCGCTGACCGGCGCCAACATCGCGCGCGCAATGCAGGTCTCGCCGCCGACGGTGCACGAGATGGTGGGGCGCCTGGAGCGCGACGGCTACATCGTGCGCAAGCCCGACAAGACGCTTGAGTTCACCGAGCGCGGTCGCGAACAGGCGGCCACGATCGTGCGCCGGCATCGCTTGATCGAACGTTTCTTGACCGACGTTTTCGACATTCCGTGGGACCAAGTCCATGAGGAGGCCGAGCGTCTCGAACACTGGATGTCCCCGATCGTCGAGGAGCGCATGCTGCGAGCGATCGGTGACGCCAAGACCTGCCCGCACGGCCACCCGATCTTCGAGGGTCAGCGTGAGCAGGCGGTGCCGCTCGCGGATTGCGAGGTCGGCGCACGCATCAAGGTGATCCGCTTCGAGAACGAGGCCGAGGACGTCCTCCACTACCTCAAGGAGTCAGGCTTCTACCCAGGGCTCGAGGGCAAGGTCGCCGATCGCGGTGAGGAGTGGATCTCGGTGGTGACGGACTCCGGCGAGCGCCTTGAGATAACCCGTAGCGTCGCTGAGACCGTCTCGGTGAAGGCCGACCCATCGCCGCCGCCCCGAACTGCTCTACCGGAGCAGCTCGTGATGGCGCGACACCACTGGGGACGCTGA
- a CDS encoding glycerophosphoryl diester phosphodiesterase membrane domain-containing protein, with protein MADPSDRRFGAVAVVAHAFLIIRRRALALATVGLLVAVPAHLAVGGIGLRDFGASYAARPQPTEVLVTTLVDLLVVVPLAGVAATLLVVRAPQEQATGPGRALEFGLDRYPRTAATIALAALGIGGGLLLFVLPGIYLAVRWSLALPVVALEGLGPVSALRRSGELTAGAFWRASLVLACGWLLASAITLAIGAPFESLARSANDASWSLLGQAFTSALAIPAYTVCTAVLYFDRRSNGALREAVDLGAGGQSGDGHE; from the coding sequence TTGGCCGATCCCAGCGATCGTCGTTTCGGGGCGGTCGCCGTCGTTGCCCACGCCTTCTTGATCATCCGCCGGCGAGCCCTCGCACTTGCCACGGTCGGGCTACTGGTGGCAGTACCGGCACACCTCGCGGTCGGGGGCATCGGACTCCGTGACTTCGGGGCCAGCTACGCGGCTCGTCCGCAGCCGACCGAGGTCCTCGTCACGACCCTGGTCGACTTGCTCGTGGTCGTGCCGCTGGCCGGCGTGGCCGCAACACTGCTCGTAGTACGCGCTCCCCAGGAACAGGCTACGGGGCCGGGACGCGCGCTCGAGTTCGGGCTCGACCGCTACCCGAGAACTGCGGCCACCATTGCGCTCGCAGCGCTCGGAATTGGCGGGGGTCTGCTGCTGTTCGTGCTCCCCGGGATCTACCTAGCGGTGCGCTGGAGCCTCGCCTTGCCAGTCGTGGCGTTGGAAGGGCTCGGTCCGGTCTCGGCGCTACGGCGCAGCGGCGAGCTGACCGCCGGTGCTTTTTGGCGCGCAAGCCTCGTGCTCGCTTGCGGATGGCTGCTCGCGAGCGCGATTACCCTCGCGATCGGTGCGCCGTTCGAGTCGCTCGCCCGTTCCGCCAACGATGCCAGCTGGTCACTGTTGGGCCAAGCCTTCACGAGCGCCTTAGCGATACCGGCGTACACCGTGTGCACGGCAGTTTTGTACTTCGATCGTCGATCGAACGGAGCGCTAAGGGAAGCGGTCGACCTAGGCGCGGGCGGCCAATCCGGAGATGGCCACGAGTGA
- a CDS encoding HAD family hydrolase, protein MRTGDRGFRQGLLKSRLACIYTDLDGTLLGAGASLFRTVDGRFTLLPARALELCHRAGVEVVLMSGRKRVQVAEDARLIGQDAFIYELGGGLAVGGEDFLLVSDRWLPRRSGETVFDRVAASGAPALLLERFRGRLEPHSPWHRERRITHLFRGFVELEEAQQVLADAGFGDLRLVDNGVLPAGECQLPLPGPAHAYHLLPQPASKAFAVARHMAIRGLGRARCVAIGDSREDLAVAPLVSRFFLVRNALEEDPSLARELGHFDNVETTEAACGEGFYEAVVRSLAGVDAQSACA, encoded by the coding sequence GTGCGCACAGGTGATCGAGGTTTCCGCCAGGGGCTCTTGAAGTCGCGTCTTGCGTGCATCTACACCGACCTCGACGGCACCTTGCTGGGCGCGGGTGCCTCGCTCTTTCGCACCGTCGATGGGCGCTTCACGCTGTTGCCCGCTCGCGCCCTCGAGCTGTGTCACCGGGCAGGCGTTGAGGTCGTCTTGATGTCGGGGCGCAAGCGCGTGCAAGTGGCGGAGGATGCACGCCTGATTGGGCAGGACGCCTTCATCTACGAGCTCGGGGGAGGGCTGGCGGTGGGGGGCGAGGACTTCCTGCTGGTCTCGGACCGCTGGCTCCCGCGCAGGAGTGGCGAGACCGTCTTCGACCGGGTCGCTGCGAGCGGCGCACCGGCGCTTCTGCTCGAGCGCTTCCGGGGGCGACTCGAGCCGCACTCGCCATGGCATCGAGAGCGCCGAATAACGCACCTGTTCCGGGGTTTCGTGGAGCTCGAAGAAGCACAGCAGGTACTCGCCGACGCCGGGTTTGGCGACCTGCGGCTGGTCGACAACGGGGTGCTGCCGGCTGGCGAGTGCCAGTTACCCCTGCCGGGCCCAGCCCACGCCTACCACCTATTGCCGCAACCCGCTTCGAAGGCCTTCGCGGTCGCGCGCCACATGGCGATCCGGGGGCTGGGGCGGGCACGCTGTGTAGCTATCGGTGACTCCCGAGAGGACCTTGCCGTTGCGCCGCTCGTCAGCCGCTTCTTCCTCGTTCGAAATGCCCTCGAGGAGGATCCTTCGCTGGCGCGTGAGCTCGGGCACTTCGACAACGTCGAGACCACCGAGGCAGCTTGCGGCGAGGGGTTTTACGAAGCCGTCGTGAGATCGCTCGCGGGCGTCGACGCGCAGTCTGCCTGCGCGTGA
- the sucC gene encoding ADP-forming succinate--CoA ligase subunit beta, with the protein MDLLEYQGKQLFRKHGVPVPEGRHADSVEAAVAAAEELGYPVVVKAQVKIGGRGKAGGIKLAKNRDEARSHAESILGMNIRGFTVHELWIERASEIDEEYYAAVLLDRSAKRPLVMLSRMGGMDVEEIAARDPQAIVRLHIDPLLGFQDFHGRRLAFEAGIARDVVRPVGAVLAKLYEVFVSEDATLVEVNPLLVTKSREVVALDAKVTLDDNALWRHPDSAQFRDVSAEDPQERMAKERGIQYVKLDGNIGILGNGAGLVMSTLDVVAQAGGKPANFCDAGGGAKADEIVAAVEVILSDPKVTALLFNIFGGITRCDEVARGLVEAFRRLDISVPVVVRLDGTNDEEGRRILAEAQLEGVHVEKTMLDAARRVVELAGPVPQEAHA; encoded by the coding sequence ATGGATCTTCTCGAGTACCAGGGCAAGCAGCTTTTCCGTAAGCACGGCGTGCCGGTCCCCGAGGGGCGGCACGCAGACAGCGTCGAGGCGGCAGTTGCCGCGGCCGAGGAGCTCGGCTATCCGGTGGTCGTCAAGGCGCAGGTGAAGATCGGCGGCCGGGGTAAAGCCGGCGGCATCAAGCTCGCCAAGAACCGCGACGAGGCGCGATCCCACGCGGAGTCCATCCTCGGCATGAACATCCGTGGGTTCACGGTCCACGAGCTTTGGATCGAGCGAGCCTCGGAGATCGACGAGGAGTACTACGCCGCCGTACTGCTCGACCGCTCCGCCAAGCGTCCGTTGGTGATGCTGTCGCGAATGGGTGGGATGGACGTCGAGGAGATAGCGGCACGCGACCCGCAAGCGATCGTCCGTCTACACATCGATCCGTTGCTCGGCTTTCAGGACTTCCACGGTCGGCGCCTGGCCTTCGAGGCGGGCATCGCACGTGACGTTGTCCGCCCCGTGGGAGCGGTTCTCGCCAAGCTCTACGAGGTCTTCGTAAGCGAGGACGCCACGCTCGTCGAGGTGAACCCGCTGCTGGTTACTAAGAGTCGCGAGGTTGTGGCTCTCGACGCCAAGGTCACGCTCGACGACAATGCCCTCTGGCGTCACCCGGACAGCGCGCAGTTCCGGGACGTCTCCGCGGAGGACCCGCAGGAGCGGATGGCCAAGGAGCGCGGCATCCAATACGTCAAGCTCGACGGCAACATCGGGATCCTCGGCAACGGCGCCGGGCTCGTGATGTCGACCCTCGACGTCGTCGCCCAAGCTGGCGGGAAGCCGGCGAACTTCTGCGACGCCGGCGGCGGCGCCAAAGCTGACGAAATCGTGGCGGCAGTGGAGGTGATCCTCTCCGATCCCAAGGTCACCGCCCTGCTCTTCAACATCTTCGGCGGCATCACCCGCTGCGATGAGGTCGCCCGAGGCCTGGTCGAAGCGTTCCGACGACTCGACATCTCGGTTCCGGTAGTGGTTCGGCTGGACGGCACCAACGACGAGGAGGGGCGCCGGATCCTTGCCGAGGCGCAGCTCGAGGGTGTGCACGTCGAGAAGACGATGCTGGACGCCGCCCGTCGTGTCGTCGAACTCGCCGGTCCGGTTCCCCAGGAGGCACACGCATGA
- a CDS encoding macro domain-containing protein: MAKLELEVRRADITKLEVDAIANAANTQLLHGGGVAGAIVRAGGEEIQRESDRKAPIGLGEAVVTGAGKLPAKWVIHAATMELGGPTSAEIIERATRNTLLKAEELGCRSLGLVAFGTGVGGFPLDEAARIMVRVVREHQPRSLERVIFCVRGEEAERAFRAQLEDRA; this comes from the coding sequence ATGGCGAAACTGGAGCTCGAGGTAAGGCGCGCGGACATAACCAAGCTCGAGGTCGACGCGATCGCCAACGCCGCGAACACGCAGCTCCTGCACGGCGGCGGTGTGGCGGGGGCGATCGTGCGAGCCGGGGGCGAGGAGATCCAGCGCGAGTCCGATCGCAAGGCGCCAATTGGGCTCGGCGAGGCGGTCGTGACGGGCGCCGGCAAGCTCCCGGCGAAATGGGTCATCCACGCGGCGACGATGGAGCTCGGCGGGCCCACCTCGGCCGAGATCATCGAGCGCGCTACGCGCAACACCCTGCTCAAAGCCGAGGAGCTGGGCTGCCGCTCACTCGGACTCGTGGCGTTCGGCACGGGGGTCGGAGGCTTCCCCTTGGACGAGGCGGCACGAATCATGGTCCGGGTAGTTCGCGAACACCAGCCGCGCTCGCTGGAACGTGTGATCTTCTGCGTGCGCGGTGAGGAGGCAGAACGAGCGTTCCGCGCGCAGCTCGAGGATCGCGCGTGA